The nucleotide window ccttGTCATTTTAGTATCTGATGAGCTACTTTCGCACAAAAGTGCTAAATTTACAATACGTCATACTGCCACGGGTATAATTTCACATGTGGATAGTGCAGCCGTATCGGCGTTGGGCTATTTACCTCAGGACCTTATAGGTCGTTCAATACTTGATTTTTATCATCATGAAGATCttattgttttaaaagaaatctATGAGACTGTAATGAAAAAAGGTCAAACGGCAGGTGCATCTTTTTGCAGCAAACCCTATCGTTTCCTTATACAAAATGGTTGTTATGTTCTACTTGAAACTGAGTGGACAAGCTTTGTTAATCCTTGGTCGAGAAAATTGGAATTTGTTATTGGACATCATCGGGTATTTCAAGGTATATATTATTCAAAACATGCACATCtatcaatatttataataaatctaatattttcttattataaaatcttaaaaccAGGCCCCAAAAACTTACATGTTTTCGAACCTCCTCCGAATACAAAGCCTAAATTATCAGAAGACTCTCAAACTCGGATTGCACATATCAAAGAAGACATTGTTAAGCTTTTGGCGGAAACAGTTTCCAGACCTTCGGACACTGTCAAACAAGAAGTTTCGCGACGTTGTCAGGCTCTAGCCTCATTTATGGAAACTTTAATGGATGAAGTTTCGCGCACAGATTTAAAGCTTGAGTTACCCAATGAAAATGAGTTGACTGTGTCTGAAAGAGATTCCGTGATGTTAGGCGAAATATCACCGCATCATGACTATTACGACAGTAAAAGTTCCACGGAGACTCCGCCTTCTTACAATCAACTGAATTACAATGAGAATTTACAACGTTTTTTTAACAGCAAACCTGTGACAGCACCCGTAGAGTTTGATCCCATTAAAATGGAACAAACCTACAATGCACCAGCTGAAGCACGCAGTACCCTGAGTCCGGTTCAGTGCTTTGAGGGTAGCGGTGGTAGTGGATCCTCAGGAAATTTTACTTCGGGTAGCAACTTGAATATGGGCAGTGTTACTAATACAAGCAATACCGGTACAGGCACTTCATCGGGAAGTGTACCCATGGTTACGTTGACGGAATCTCTACTAAATAAACACAACGATGAAATGGAAAAGTTTATGCTAAAGAAACACAGAGAATCTCGCGGACGAAGTGGTGAGAAGAATAAAAAGAACTCGGAAAAGATAATGGAGTATACTGGTCCTGGGCATGGAATAAAGAGAGTTGGCTCACATTCGTGGGAGGGCGATGCCAACAAACCCAAGCAACAGCATACAAATCTTATGGATATACAACGTGATTATACCGATCACCATAATCAACCCACCTCtagcaataaaatattcaataatctACAAACCACTTTGGGTGGAACAGCCTTATCCATTCCATATGCAGGTGGTTTATCTTGTTCCCGCAATGTTAATTTATGGCCACCATTCTCTGTTGGTCTCACTACTCCTACCTCGCACACAGCACAAATAGCACAAAGTAGTTTCACACCGCAGCACAGTCTTTTTCCCACTTTTTACTACATACCCGCTACTGCCGCAGCTGCAGCAGCTGCTGCCAATCAAGCCCAAAAACTTTCATCCGCTGAAATGCCAAGTACTTCAAATCAAGCTCTACCTCTGCAATATATGGCCGGTGTTATGTATCCCCATCCTTCATTATTTTACACTCATCCCGCTGCCGCAACTGCCATGATGTACCAACCGGTGTCATTCTCAAATGTTGCCAGTACCATTAATTTGGCGCCGGAACATTCAAGTTTAACGACTGATTACAAACgggtaaatatacatttttttataacataaacaaaatttttgttaactttCAATTTCCCTTTAGGCCCAAACACTAATGGTGGCGCCCACAACTACAAAGCCTCAACAACAAGGTGCATTTCATTCTATAACACCCTCTCAACTCCAACGTCCATCATCACAAGCAACATCAGTTAAAGCAGAACCTGGATCAAATATGGTATGTCTGTTGTATAAGAAATTCTGCCCTTAATTACAAAGTTATACcaactattttcctattaattgcttctattatattttcataacaaaatatgtatatgagaaAGGTTCGGGCTCTCGGTTCGGGCTAACTGAGGATGTGCGCAATGATTTTTGAAGTTATACAAACACTCGTAGTTTGCGGAGTAACTTTAACTATCAATAGCAATCAGAAACTTGTAGAACTTTATTTTAGTTCTGTATGGTTGGTATACACTGCTAAAAAGCTGACTGTGAAATTAGTTTTCCTGTATATTTTGTCGAAAAAAAACGTCTTCGACAATGACACTCATAATAAGCCTGATTAACTAATTATTGTAAGGGTAAATGCTTGTAAAAATTTATCTTCCGACAGTAGGACAACTCTACAGAATTTCTACACGAGGGTGatgcaaaattattttatttttcaacatagtctcttttgagctctatgcactttgtccaacgtttggaaacatacaaaataaatgggACTTTGTTTTTAGtcaatttaacactttttaagtttattagaaaaaaatgtaaatttgagGTGAAGAACATTTCCAAAAGTGCatcatgaacaaattttttgaaaactaatattttaaaatatttggtcaattcacaagttctcctattatgtcatattgtcataatgtcctaatatttaacgactcggcggctcggcttaaccgactcgtAGGCGTTCTGCGCAgatctctgctggttggttacactaacacaataaacatagcatacagacaGTATTACAGTattacaataaacatagcatacagaagGTATACAGTATTagtttaggaaattttttgcttgaaaggcaataacaacattttcaaaccattggaacattatgacaatataaaaTGATAGGTGACCTTATGAATTTACCAAATGTAGTCTAAAGTAGACATAATTACCTTTCAAATGCATCTTAAATCAATTAAATCCGACCACAGTATTTAATGTTACAacccttaaaaataaataaaattgaaatggtTAATAATATCTCGAGTTTTTCgaagtttaaaaatataaaaattaaacaggCCAATTATGAAtcaaaaattccgcgggagtttgttgcccgggagttttttccattgaatttgaataggataaattggaaaagggaaaaaactgccggggaatttttattcataattgggctgaaaatGTCCAAAGGAATCCAAAACGTGTGTTGTTGTATGCACTTTGGTGAAATTCGTAATATAGAGTTTTTTCTAGTTGATTTCAAGAAATATCTGGCTATATTTTGGTCTTAGAGGCAATCGTCACGCGGACATTTCATTTTTTAACTGAACAGCTTTAGATTATGTAGGGTTGATATTTAGGACACTTACTTCTAGTACAATATATTAAGCCTATTGGCTTAATCTACAAAGACAAAAATCGTATTCTAGGTTGTGTGAAAATATGACAGCCACTTTGATTTAAGGTTC belongs to Calliphora vicina chromosome 4, idCalVici1.1, whole genome shotgun sequence and includes:
- the per gene encoding period circadian protein isoform X3, whose product is MEGESTESTHNTKVSDSAYSNSCSNSQSQRSGSSKSRLSGSHSSGSSGYGGKPSTQTSSSEIHLNKRVKDKTRKKKKLKCSTSTTTNVIENQEDVAKTSEVQDEEEIVINDITMAQSSRQKDNKENLEKETSEPISEKSLLQFPTPSPLSATTQQGVKSEKTCESAPGKLESSGKTEKLKEDSFCCVISMHDGIVLYTTPSITDVLGFPRDMWLGRSFIDFVHTKDRATFASQITTGIPIAESRSSLPKDARSTFCVMLRRYRGLKSGGYGVIGRSVNYEPFRLGLTFREAPEEARSDNYLPSGTNMLLVICATPIKSAYKVSDELLSHKSAKFTIRHTATGIISHVDSAAVSALGYLPQDLIGRSILDFYHHEDLIVLKEIYETVMKKGQTAGASFCSKPYRFLIQNGCYVLLETEWTSFVNPWSRKLEFVIGHHRVFQGPKNLHVFEPPPNTKPKLSEDSQTRIAHIKEDIVKLLAETVSRPSDTVKQEVSRRCQALASFMETLMDEVSRTDLKLELPNENELTVSERDSVMLGEISPHHDYYDSKSSTETPPSYNQLNYNENLQRFFNSKPVTAPVEFDPIKMEQTYNAPAEARSTLSPVQCFEGSGGSGSSGNFTSGSNLNMGSVTNTSNTGTGTSSGSVPMVTLTESLLNKHNDEMEKFMLKKHRESRGRSGEKNKKNSEKIMEYTGPGHGIKRVGSHSWEGDANKPKQQHTNLMDIQRDYTDHHNQPTSSNKIFNNLQTTLGGTALSIPYAGGLSCSRNVNLWPPFSVGLTTPTSHTAQIAQSSFTPQHSLFPTFYYIPATAAAAAAAANQAQKLSSAEMPSTSNQALPLQYMAGVMYPHPSLFYTHPAAATAMMYQPVSFSNVASTINLAPEHSSLTTDYKRAQTLMVAPTTTKPQQQGAFHSITPSQLQRPSSQATSVKAEPGSNMPNTDSNGNSDDMDGSSFSSFYSSFIKTTDGSDSPQENETSKDSKQRTFKIKAAEKLMENAEEDQTQHGDS
- the per gene encoding period circadian protein isoform X2; the protein is MEGESTESTHNTKVSDSAYSNSCSNSQSQRSGSSKSRLSGSHSSGSSGYGGKPSTQTSSEIHLNKRVKDKTRKKKKLKCSTSTTTNVIENQEDVAKTSEVQDEEEIVINDITMAQSSRQKDNKENLEKETSEPISEKSLLQFPTPSPLSATTQQGVKSEKTCESAPGKLESSGKTEKLKEDSFCCVISMHDGIVLYTTPSITDVLGFPRDMWLGRSFIDFVHTKDRATFASQITTGIPIAESRSSLPKDARSTFCVMLRRYRGLKSGGYGVIGRSVNYEPFRLGLTFREAPEEARSDNYLPSGTNMLLVICATPIKSAYKVSDELLSHKSAKFTIRHTATGIISHVDSAAVSALGYLPQDLIGRSILDFYHHEDLIVLKEIYETVMKKGQTAGASFCSKPYRFLIQNGCYVLLETEWTSFVNPWSRKLEFVIGHHRVFQGPKNLHVFEPPPNTKPKLSEDSQTRIAHIKEDIVKLLAETVSRPSDTVKQEVSRRCQALASFMETLMDEVSRTDLKLELPNENELTVSERDSVMLGEISPHHDYYDSKSSTETPPSYNQLNYNENLQRFFNSKPVTAPVEFDPIKMEQTYNAPAEARSTLSPVQCFEGSGGSGSSGNFTSGSNLNMGSVTNTSNTGTGTSSGSVPMVTLTESLLNKHNDEMEKFMLKKHRESRGRSGEKNKKNSEKIMEYTGPGHGIKRVGSHSWEGDANKPKQQHTNLMDIQRDYTDHHNQPTSSNKIFNNLQTTLGGTALSIPYAGGLSCSRNVNLWPPFSVGLTTPTSHTAQIAQSSFTPQHSLFPTFYYIPATAAAAAAAANQAQKLSSAEMPSTSNQALPLQYMAGVMYPHPSLFYTHPAAATAMMYQPVSFSNVASTINLAPEHSSLTTDYKRAQTLMVAPTTTKPQQQGAFHSITPSQLQRPSSQATSVKAEPGSNMAPSDSSKKGIADSPIASVMGDYVSDQHNANSLKPNTDSNGNSDDMDGSSFSSFYSSFIKTTDGSDSPQENETSKDSKQRTFKIKAAEKLMENAEEDQTQHGDS
- the per gene encoding period circadian protein isoform X1, whose protein sequence is MEGESTESTHNTKVSDSAYSNSCSNSQSQRSGSSKSRLSGSHSSGSSGYGGKPSTQTSSSEIHLNKRVKDKTRKKKKLKCSTSTTTNVIENQEDVAKTSEVQDEEEIVINDITMAQSSRQKDNKENLEKETSEPISEKSLLQFPTPSPLSATTQQGVKSEKTCESAPGKLESSGKTEKLKEDSFCCVISMHDGIVLYTTPSITDVLGFPRDMWLGRSFIDFVHTKDRATFASQITTGIPIAESRSSLPKDARSTFCVMLRRYRGLKSGGYGVIGRSVNYEPFRLGLTFREAPEEARSDNYLPSGTNMLLVICATPIKSAYKVSDELLSHKSAKFTIRHTATGIISHVDSAAVSALGYLPQDLIGRSILDFYHHEDLIVLKEIYETVMKKGQTAGASFCSKPYRFLIQNGCYVLLETEWTSFVNPWSRKLEFVIGHHRVFQGPKNLHVFEPPPNTKPKLSEDSQTRIAHIKEDIVKLLAETVSRPSDTVKQEVSRRCQALASFMETLMDEVSRTDLKLELPNENELTVSERDSVMLGEISPHHDYYDSKSSTETPPSYNQLNYNENLQRFFNSKPVTAPVEFDPIKMEQTYNAPAEARSTLSPVQCFEGSGGSGSSGNFTSGSNLNMGSVTNTSNTGTGTSSGSVPMVTLTESLLNKHNDEMEKFMLKKHRESRGRSGEKNKKNSEKIMEYTGPGHGIKRVGSHSWEGDANKPKQQHTNLMDIQRDYTDHHNQPTSSNKIFNNLQTTLGGTALSIPYAGGLSCSRNVNLWPPFSVGLTTPTSHTAQIAQSSFTPQHSLFPTFYYIPATAAAAAAAANQAQKLSSAEMPSTSNQALPLQYMAGVMYPHPSLFYTHPAAATAMMYQPVSFSNVASTINLAPEHSSLTTDYKRAQTLMVAPTTTKPQQQGAFHSITPSQLQRPSSQATSVKAEPGSNMAPSDSSKKGIADSPIASVMGDYVSDQHNANSLKPNTDSNGNSDDMDGSSFSSFYSSFIKTTDGSDSPQENETSKDSKQRTFKIKAAEKLMENAEEDQTQHGDS